In Salmo salar chromosome ssa03, Ssal_v3.1, whole genome shotgun sequence, a single genomic region encodes these proteins:
- the LOC106601752 gene encoding G-protein coupled receptor family C group 5 member B-like isoform X1, translated as MAFFPVLLLLLSVVQRGSSQDPDEDSLAVPRGCGWGLVRPYTLLCDLDSVWGVAVESAAAGGALAAILLGLIILCRLHHVSEAEKRSGVGPILLLLLGILGLFGLSFAYLIERDEQLCLLRRALWGLLFALCFSCLLVQGVRLRRLGRERRSPGGCALTGLALGLSAVQGIIAAEWILLTVLREGRAACQYLPLDFSLACSYVLALLLAALGAASFALCGKTRQWRCNAIWLLSACLLSLLLWVAWVGFYLYGNAWLERSPDWDDPALAIALVAQGWLLLLFHAVPEAHSCLRSPPQPSAPDYFDTSQAPSRMRETSFDEDIPLSHRQFPENQGYGFDENTAGLRSAGNHNGNTAPRPSAPFRSNVYQPTEMTMILNGGAVSSHIVPSAPPTYTGRQLW; from the exons ATGGCGTtcttccctgtcctcctcctcctcctctccgtgGTCCAGCGTGGTTCCTCCCAGGACCCTGATGAGGACTCGTTGGCAGTGCCCCGGGGGTGTGGCTGGGGCCTGGTGCGCCCCTACACCCTCCTCTGTGACCTGGACTCTGTTTGGGGCGTGGCGGTCGAATCTGCAGCGGCCGGCGGCGCCCTGGCTGCCATTTTACTGGGTCTGATCATCCTCTGCCGACTACACCACGTGAGCGAGGCGGAGAAGCGCAGCGGCGTGGGACCCATTCTCCTCCTGCTCCTGGGCATCCTGGGCCTGTTCGGCCTCAGTTTCGCCTACCTCATCGAGCGTGACGAACAGCTGTGTCTTCTGCGCCGTGCCCTCTGGGGCCTGCTCTTCGCTCTGTGCTTCTCCTGCCTGCTGGTGCAGGGTGTGCGTCTCCGGAGGCTGGGCCGCGAGCGCCGGAGCCCGGGGGGCTGCGCTCTGACCGGCCTGGCCCTGGGGCTGAGCGCCGTCCAGGGGATCATCGCCGCCGAGTGGATCCTGCTCACGGTGCTCAGGGAGGGCAGAGCGGCCTGCCAGTACCTGCCTCTGGACTTCTCCTTAGCCTGTAGCTATGTGCTTGCGCTACTGCTAGCCGCGCTGGGGGCGGCATCCTTCGCTCTCTGTGGGAAGACCCGGCAGTGGCGCTGTAACGCGATCTGGCTCCTCTCCGCCTGTCTGTTGTCCCTCCTCCTCTGGGTTGCCTGGGTGGGCTTCTATCTCTACGGTAACGCCTGGCTGGAGCGGTCCCCGGACTGGGACGATCCAGCATTAGCGATAGCACTGGTGGCACAGGGTtggctcctcctcctgttccacGCCGTGCCCGAGGCACACTCCTGTCTCCGCTCCCCGCCACAACCCTCCGCCCCCGACTATTTTGACACGTCCCAGGCCCCGTCCCGCATGAGGGAGACCAGCTTTGACGAGGACATCCCCCTCTCACACCGGCAGTTTCCGGAGAACCAGGGCTACGGCTTTGACGAAAACACTGCAG GTCTGAGGAGTGCAGGTAATCATAATGGTAACACAGCGCCCAGACCCAGTGCCCCTTTCCGCAGCAACGTGTACCAGCCCACTGAGATGACCATGATCCTGAATGGGGGAGCGGTGAGTTCTCATATT GTCCCCTCCGCACCCCCGACCTATACGGGGCGGCAGCTGTGGTGA
- the LOC106601752 gene encoding G-protein coupled receptor family C group 5 member B-like isoform X2 has translation MAFFPVLLLLLSVVQRGSSQDPDEDSLAVPRGCGWGLVRPYTLLCDLDSVWGVAVESAAAGGALAAILLGLIILCRLHHVSEAEKRSGVGPILLLLLGILGLFGLSFAYLIERDEQLCLLRRALWGLLFALCFSCLLVQGVRLRRLGRERRSPGGCALTGLALGLSAVQGIIAAEWILLTVLREGRAACQYLPLDFSLACSYVLALLLAALGAASFALCGKTRQWRCNAIWLLSACLLSLLLWVAWVGFYLYGNAWLERSPDWDDPALAIALVAQGWLLLLFHAVPEAHSCLRSPPQPSAPDYFDTSQAPSRMRETSFDEDIPLSHRQFPENQGYGFDENTAGLRSAGNHNGNTAPRPSAPFRSNVYQPTEMTMILNGGAVPSAPPTYTGRQLW, from the exons ATGGCGTtcttccctgtcctcctcctcctcctctccgtgGTCCAGCGTGGTTCCTCCCAGGACCCTGATGAGGACTCGTTGGCAGTGCCCCGGGGGTGTGGCTGGGGCCTGGTGCGCCCCTACACCCTCCTCTGTGACCTGGACTCTGTTTGGGGCGTGGCGGTCGAATCTGCAGCGGCCGGCGGCGCCCTGGCTGCCATTTTACTGGGTCTGATCATCCTCTGCCGACTACACCACGTGAGCGAGGCGGAGAAGCGCAGCGGCGTGGGACCCATTCTCCTCCTGCTCCTGGGCATCCTGGGCCTGTTCGGCCTCAGTTTCGCCTACCTCATCGAGCGTGACGAACAGCTGTGTCTTCTGCGCCGTGCCCTCTGGGGCCTGCTCTTCGCTCTGTGCTTCTCCTGCCTGCTGGTGCAGGGTGTGCGTCTCCGGAGGCTGGGCCGCGAGCGCCGGAGCCCGGGGGGCTGCGCTCTGACCGGCCTGGCCCTGGGGCTGAGCGCCGTCCAGGGGATCATCGCCGCCGAGTGGATCCTGCTCACGGTGCTCAGGGAGGGCAGAGCGGCCTGCCAGTACCTGCCTCTGGACTTCTCCTTAGCCTGTAGCTATGTGCTTGCGCTACTGCTAGCCGCGCTGGGGGCGGCATCCTTCGCTCTCTGTGGGAAGACCCGGCAGTGGCGCTGTAACGCGATCTGGCTCCTCTCCGCCTGTCTGTTGTCCCTCCTCCTCTGGGTTGCCTGGGTGGGCTTCTATCTCTACGGTAACGCCTGGCTGGAGCGGTCCCCGGACTGGGACGATCCAGCATTAGCGATAGCACTGGTGGCACAGGGTtggctcctcctcctgttccacGCCGTGCCCGAGGCACACTCCTGTCTCCGCTCCCCGCCACAACCCTCCGCCCCCGACTATTTTGACACGTCCCAGGCCCCGTCCCGCATGAGGGAGACCAGCTTTGACGAGGACATCCCCCTCTCACACCGGCAGTTTCCGGAGAACCAGGGCTACGGCTTTGACGAAAACACTGCAG GTCTGAGGAGTGCAGGTAATCATAATGGTAACACAGCGCCCAGACCCAGTGCCCCTTTCCGCAGCAACGTGTACCAGCCCACTGAGATGACCATGATCCTGAATGGGGGAGCG GTCCCCTCCGCACCCCCGACCTATACGGGGCGGCAGCTGTGGTGA